A single genomic interval of Terriglobia bacterium harbors:
- the ispD gene encoding 2-C-methyl-D-erythritol 4-phosphate cytidylyltransferase: MNVLVIIPAAGLGTRMAAASGARVVPAASKQFTELDGVPILIHTLRKFAASPQVREIYLALRPPEAAAFQARLTEEKLGKPVRVVEGGEHRQESVANALAAVKASADDIVLVHDAVRPFVDEEIIASVIEAAVRHGAAIAGMPASDTIKQVERTAEGAVIRATLPRAQIVMAQTPQGFRYEVLKKAFAEATADGFTGTDEASLVERSGHEVVVVMGSARNIKITTPWDLELAEFFMEQEKTRA; this comes from the coding sequence ATGAACGTGCTGGTCATCATTCCGGCGGCGGGGCTGGGGACGCGCATGGCAGCGGCCAGTGGCGCGCGCGTAGTGCCGGCGGCCTCCAAGCAATTCACCGAGCTGGACGGCGTTCCCATCCTGATCCACACGCTGCGCAAGTTCGCTGCGTCACCGCAAGTACGCGAAATTTACCTGGCGCTGCGCCCACCGGAAGCCGCCGCATTCCAGGCTCGGTTGACCGAGGAGAAGCTGGGCAAGCCGGTGCGGGTGGTGGAAGGCGGCGAGCACCGTCAGGAGTCGGTGGCCAACGCGCTGGCCGCGGTGAAGGCGTCTGCCGACGATATTGTCCTGGTGCATGACGCGGTGCGGCCGTTCGTGGATGAGGAAATCATCGCCAGCGTCATCGAGGCCGCCGTGCGCCACGGCGCTGCCATTGCCGGCATGCCCGCCTCGGATACCATCAAGCAGGTGGAACGAACCGCCGAGGGGGCGGTGATACGCGCCACCCTGCCGCGGGCGCAGATCGTCATGGCACAGACGCCGCAGGGCTTCCGCTACGAGGTGTTGAAGAAAGCCTTCGCCGAAGCCACGGCGGATGGGTTTACCGGGACCGACGAGGCGTCGCTGGTGGAACGGTCGGGGCACGAAGTGGTGGTGGTGATGGGCTCGGCGCGCAACATCAAGATCACCACGCCGTGGGATCTGGAACTGGCGGAATTCTTCATGGAGCAGGAAAAGACAAGAGCTTAA